AGAATGTTTCACTGAGTTCGAGTTTCAGCTATCTCTGTCGCCGATAGCTCCCACATTGGAGACATCATCAGTTTAGGCTAAGTTGATCAgttattctaaaattttattttagagaaaatgtgAGATGAAAACTCGGAAATGCTAAGAATAGAAAGAAACGAGTCTAAATTTGAAGGCTTTCAATGGTTTGAGGAGATGAACGGTTTCTTCTTTGAATTACATAATTAGTTAAAAGAGGAAACGACAAGAAAAGatgaaatgtagaagaaaaAGGCACTGCAGATTTCTTCATGCTGCTTTTGATCGAATGATTTTAGGTTTCacattttgtctttttcagCATATAGTTCATGATCTTCTCTTGTGTATGTGTACATCCATATGATTTGTTGTTTAGACAAGTAAACATATGCTTTCTTAGGTATTGTTCAAGGTTATATATAAGTCTCtagaaaaaaagaagcaaaaatgaGCAAGGAACAAAGCTGTGTTCTAAAAGCTTGGGAGGTGACGATGAGAAAGACCCAACAAGCCAAGAAACGTGCAAACAGTATTTTTGGGACGGTACCGGTAGCTCTACAGACAGATGATGATGCTACTACAACAACCGAGGAGAATGATGATCATGAGAGCAGCACTAACACAAGCAGCGTAGGTGAACTGTACCAAGAAGAGAGAGTGCTTCCCAATGGAGACTATTACACAGGTCAATGGTACGATAGTTTTCCCCACGGGCACGGTAAATATCTATGGACAGATGGTTGCATGTACATTGGTGAGTGGTACAACGGGAAGACTATGGGGAAAGGCAAGTTCGGTTGGCCTTCTGGTGCCATGTATGAAGGCGAGTTCAAAAGCGGGTACATGGATGGGACTGGCACTTACACAGGTCCTAGTGGAGATACTTATAAAGGCCAGTGGGTGATGAACTTAAAACATGGACATGGGATCAAGAGTTTTGCAAACGGAGATGTGTATGACGGTGAATGGAGGAGAGGGTTGCAAGAAGCTCAAGGGAAGTATCGTTGGAGAGATGGGAGTTATTACATTGGTGAATGGAAGAACGGTACTATTAGTGGCAAAGGCACTTTTGTCTGGTCGACGGATGGTGATAGATACGACGGGTTTTGGGATGATGGTTTCCCTACTGGTAACGGGACATTCAAATGGGACGATGGGAGCTTCTACGTTGGTCATTGGTCTAAAGATCCTGAAGAAATGAACGGTACTTACTATCCATCAGGGAACGAAGGGGCTCTTGATTGGGATCCTAAAGACGTGTTTGATAATCTGAGTGAGTACAAGATTTGTAGTGGAGAGAGGCTTCCTGTGTTGCCTTCACAGAAGAAGCTCTCTGTTTGGAACTCTTCCAAGCGTGTTGAGAAGCCAAGGAGGATATCTGTTGATGGGAGGGTAAGTGTTGGTTTGGATAGAGCGTTTGAGAAGATGAATATGTGGGGAAGTGAGAGTGGTGAAGGCGCTGCTGATATTGATTCCACCACAAGGAGAGATTTGGATGCTGAGATAATGAGACTTGAGGCTGAAGGATTGATTCAGAGCTTGAGACCTAGTCCTGTGCCTATGAGATTGCCAAAGGCAGGGAAGAAGCAAGGCGAGACAATATCGAAAGGTCATCGGAATTACGAGCTTATGTTTAATCTACAGCTTGGAATCAGGTAACTATCTCACTTTACCTCCTCATAAGTTGTATCAAGGTTCAAAAAATCGGTCTAGTCGCCGCCTAACCACTAGCCCATACAAAATGCATAAATACTGTCCAGCGATTTTTTTACATTGAGTTATATTATAAGTTAAAGCTTTGTTGATGTTTTGGTTATGCAGACATGCTGTTGGAAAACAAGCTCAGGTTGTGTCTCTTGATCTTAAGCATTCAGCTTTTGATCCAAAGGAAAAGCTGTGGACAAGATTTCCACCAGAAGGAACCAAATACACACCTCCTCATCAATCTAGTGAATTCAAATGGAAAGACTATTGCCCATTAGTTTTTTGGTGAGAGACCATTACGCTAACCTCTCTCCTTAGCTCTCATTGGTGCGTATTCTTACAATAAGTTACCTATCTTTCAGGAGCTTGAGGAAGCTATTCAAGGTAGATCCAGCTGATTACATGTTATCAATCTGCGGTAATGATGCCCTTAGGGAGCTATCATCCCCTGGTAAAAGTGGAAGCTTTTTCTACTTGACAAACGATGATCGTTACATGATAAAGACAATGAAGAAGTCTGAGACTAAAGTGAGTTTAAGTTACCATATAAAGAATGTGTAGCTGCTACATATATTAACTgctttatttaattataattatatgatGCAGGTGCTTCTGAGAATGCTTGCAGCTTATTACAACCATGTTAGAGCATTTGAGAACACTTTGGTGATTAGATTCTACGGTCTCCACTGTGTGAAGTTGACTGGAACAATCCAAAAGAAGGTAAGAAGCGAGAACAATGCTACCTTGGGTGCAGCTTGGATCTTGATTGAGTTCATCTCTTTTTGCAGGTACGGTTTGTCATTATGGGGAATCTATTTTGTTCAGAGTACTCTATCCACAGACGCTTTGATCTTAAAGGATCTTCGCTTGGCCGTACAACCGATAAGCCTGAATCAGAAATCAACTCAAACACAATCTTGAAAGATCTTGATTTGAATTTCATTTTCAGGCTACAGAAAGCTTGGTTTCAAGAATTCATTAGGTTAGTAACCAACTACCAATCAATCACTTTACTTCAcccattacatttttttatatatactatcGGTTGATCCGGAAGGAATGCACTTAGTGCTGAACTTGTCAGCTCCGGAAAGATCCATTTAGTGGTATAGAGTGTACCGGCTACCACACTGaccattgtttttattttcagacaAGTCGATAAGGACTGTGAGTTTCTAGAACAGGAGAGGATAATGGACTACAGTCTTCTGGTTGGGATTCATTTCAGAGAAGCATCAGTCGCTGGAGAGCTGATACCTTCTGGAGCACGCACACCTATTGGTTTGTATGCttgaaataaataacaaaagtcATCTCTCTCTCCATTAGAACGTACCAATCAAACTATGTGTTCTTTCTCAACTATAGGTGAGTTTGAAGATGAAACAGCCCCTCGTCTCTCCAGAGTAGACGTAGATCAGCTTCTCTCTGATCCCACAAGGTAagtaaaaacataacaaaagttGAACTCATACTTTATCTGATTCTGGAGTCCAAGAAATGTGCTGATTGTTGCAGGTGGGCTAGTATCAGACTTGGTGGAAACATGCCGGCTCGAGCAGAGAGGACAATGAGAAGGAGCGACTGTGAGTTCCAGCTAGTT
The nucleotide sequence above comes from Brassica napus cultivar Da-Ae chromosome A9, Da-Ae, whole genome shotgun sequence. Encoded proteins:
- the LOC106364936 gene encoding phosphatidylinositol 4-phosphate 5-kinase 4, with the translated sequence MSKEQSCVLKAWEVTMRKTQQAKKRANSIFGTVPVALQTDDDATTTTEENDDHESSTNTSSVGELYQEERVLPNGDYYTGQWYDSFPHGHGKYLWTDGCMYIGEWYNGKTMGKGKFGWPSGAMYEGEFKSGYMDGTGTYTGPSGDTYKGQWVMNLKHGHGIKSFANGDVYDGEWRRGLQEAQGKYRWRDGSYYIGEWKNGTISGKGTFVWSTDGDRYDGFWDDGFPTGNGTFKWDDGSFYVGHWSKDPEEMNGTYYPSGNEGALDWDPKDVFDNLSEYKICSGERLPVLPSQKKLSVWNSSKRVEKPRRISVDGRVSVGLDRAFEKMNMWGSESGEGAADIDSTTRRDLDAEIMRLEAEGLIQSLRPSPVPMRLPKAGKKQGETISKGHRNYELMFNLQLGIRHAVGKQAQVVSLDLKHSAFDPKEKLWTRFPPEGTKYTPPHQSSEFKWKDYCPLVFWSLRKLFKVDPADYMLSICGNDALRELSSPGKSGSFFYLTNDDRYMIKTMKKSETKVLLRMLAAYYNHVRAFENTLVIRFYGLHCVKLTGTIQKKVRFVIMGNLFCSEYSIHRRFDLKGSSLGRTTDKPESEINSNTILKDLDLNFIFRLQKAWFQEFIRQVDKDCEFLEQERIMDYSLLVGIHFREASVAGELIPSGARTPIGEFEDETAPRLSRVDVDQLLSDPTRWASIRLGGNMPARAERTMRRSDCEFQLVGEPTGEYYEVVMIFGIIDILQDYDISKKLEHAYKSIQYDPTSISAVDPRLYSRRFRDFIFKVFTEDD